One Maribacter cobaltidurans genomic window carries:
- the miaB gene encoding tRNA (N6-isopentenyl adenosine(37)-C2)-methylthiotransferase MiaB translates to MEKTIDESIQGSALRTENKIHNGRNLYIESYGCQMNFSDSEIVASILAQEGFNTTQKLEDADLVLVNTCSIREKAELTVRKRLEKFNTIKKDRPHLKVGVLGCMAERLKHQFLEEEKIVDMVVGPDAYKDLPNLIQEIDEGRNAVNVILSKDETYGDVAPVRLNSNGVNAFVSITRGCDNMCTFCVVPFTRGRERSRDPQSIIKEVNDLWHKGFKEVTLLGQNVDSYLWYGGGLKKDFGKASEMEKAMAVSFAQLLEKVALAQPKMRIRFSTSNPQDMTLDVIHTMAKYENICNYIHLPVQSGSNRILKAMNRLHTREEYFELIDNIRNIIPDCAISQDMITGFPTEEEEDHKDTLSLMEYVKYDYGFMFAYSERPGTLAERKLEDDVPNEIKKRRLSEIIALQRQHSYERIKANLGKTQEVLIEGSSKKSDAHWMGRTSQNTVAVFPKENYKVGDFVMVEMQDCTSATLLGKAIGYSSNN, encoded by the coding sequence ATGGAGAAAACAATTGACGAGAGCATTCAAGGTTCCGCTTTGAGAACTGAAAATAAAATTCACAACGGGCGGAATCTCTACATAGAGAGTTATGGTTGTCAGATGAATTTTTCCGATAGTGAGATTGTGGCCTCCATTCTAGCACAGGAAGGTTTTAACACCACCCAAAAATTGGAGGACGCAGATTTAGTTCTGGTAAATACCTGTTCCATACGTGAAAAGGCCGAATTGACCGTAAGAAAACGTCTTGAGAAATTCAATACCATTAAAAAGGATAGACCACATCTAAAAGTTGGTGTACTGGGGTGTATGGCAGAACGTTTGAAACATCAGTTCCTTGAAGAAGAAAAAATAGTGGATATGGTGGTGGGCCCCGATGCCTATAAAGATTTGCCCAACCTCATCCAGGAAATCGATGAAGGTAGAAATGCCGTTAACGTTATTCTTTCAAAGGACGAGACTTATGGGGATGTGGCCCCTGTAAGATTGAACTCCAACGGGGTTAACGCATTCGTATCCATTACCAGGGGCTGTGATAACATGTGCACTTTTTGCGTGGTACCTTTCACCCGGGGAAGGGAAAGAAGTAGGGACCCACAATCGATAATTAAGGAAGTAAACGACCTGTGGCACAAGGGATTCAAGGAAGTTACCCTTTTGGGCCAAAATGTGGACAGCTATCTTTGGTATGGTGGTGGATTAAAAAAAGATTTTGGCAAGGCCTCTGAAATGGAAAAGGCCATGGCCGTCAGCTTCGCTCAATTATTGGAGAAAGTGGCATTGGCCCAACCTAAGATGAGAATTAGGTTTTCCACATCAAATCCTCAGGATATGACCTTGGATGTAATCCACACCATGGCGAAGTATGAAAATATATGCAACTACATTCATTTACCCGTGCAAAGTGGAAGCAATAGAATATTAAAGGCGATGAATCGCCTGCATACCCGCGAAGAGTACTTTGAACTTATTGACAACATAAGGAACATTATACCGGATTGCGCCATTTCCCAAGACATGATTACGGGATTCCCCACAGAAGAGGAAGAGGACCATAAGGATACATTGTCATTGATGGAATATGTAAAATATGACTACGGGTTCATGTTCGCTTACTCCGAAAGACCCGGAACACTTGCTGAACGTAAATTGGAAGATGATGTTCCAAACGAAATAAAAAAGCGTCGGCTTTCAGAAATTATAGCACTTCAACGCCAACATTCCTATGAACGCATAAAAGCCAATCTTGGTAAGACTCAGGAGGTATTGATAGAGGGAAGCTCCAAAAAGTCAGATGCACATTGGATGGGACGCACCTCCCAGAATACCGTAGCGGTTTTCCCTAAAGAAAATTATAAGGTGGGCGACTTTGTGATGGTAGAAATGCAGGATTGTACATCGGCTACATTATTAGGAAAAGCCATTGGGTATTCCTCTAACAACTAA
- a CDS encoding LVIVD repeat-containing protein, with translation MKKLAFFLLLGVLFISCDKKDDDLYKEYQVAKPLKISLAEFENGVDIIDPIPIDESGKIYAYKDYIFVNDKYKGVHVIDNSNPASPQKIAFIKIAGNVDISVKDDYLFADSLMDLVVLDISNINNITIVNRLENVLRDNIIWPSEADFIEYETIDYNEEILIGWEIVTEKRLKSEYEERFSGIDFALAESANDASVGQGGSLARFKIVDQYLYAVDSHNINVFNISNLENPKDLEDVFAGFDIETIFNKGQYLFLGSMRGMYIYDISSPATPTFVSEFQHGTACDPVVVDDNYAYVTLRGGNTCGATESGLFIIDISNISEPVLKQTYSMDEPYGLGIKDEKLFICDGASGLKVFDKSDIANLKTLDHFKNVVTFDVIPLEENLLMVGEGVLYQYEYLDHKINLISELELN, from the coding sequence ATGAAAAAACTTGCCTTTTTCCTTCTTCTTGGCGTATTGTTTATCTCCTGTGATAAAAAGGACGACGACCTTTACAAAGAGTACCAAGTGGCCAAACCCCTTAAAATAAGTCTTGCCGAATTTGAAAATGGTGTGGACATAATTGATCCGATACCAATAGACGAATCCGGAAAAATTTATGCTTACAAGGACTACATTTTTGTGAACGATAAATATAAAGGTGTTCATGTTATCGATAATTCCAATCCCGCTTCTCCCCAAAAAATTGCTTTTATAAAAATTGCGGGAAACGTGGATATTTCGGTAAAAGACGATTATCTCTTCGCGGATAGTCTTATGGATTTAGTTGTGTTGGATATTTCCAATATCAATAACATCACCATTGTAAACCGTTTGGAAAATGTACTAAGGGACAATATAATATGGCCTTCGGAAGCAGATTTTATAGAGTATGAGACTATTGATTACAATGAGGAAATATTAATAGGTTGGGAAATAGTAACGGAAAAAAGATTGAAATCTGAATATGAGGAAAGGTTTTCCGGTATTGACTTCGCTCTTGCGGAATCCGCCAATGACGCATCGGTAGGACAGGGAGGTTCTTTGGCCCGGTTTAAGATTGTGGACCAATATCTTTATGCGGTGGACAGTCATAATATAAATGTCTTCAATATTTCCAACCTAGAAAACCCTAAGGATCTGGAAGATGTCTTTGCCGGTTTTGATATAGAAACCATATTTAACAAAGGTCAATATCTTTTTCTAGGTAGTATGAGAGGGATGTACATATATGATATCTCTTCTCCGGCGACTCCAACCTTTGTTTCGGAATTTCAGCATGGTACGGCCTGTGACCCGGTTGTGGTAGACGATAACTACGCCTATGTTACACTACGAGGAGGCAATACCTGTGGAGCAACGGAAAGTGGTTTATTTATCATAGATATTTCCAATATTTCTGAACCCGTACTTAAACAAACCTACAGTATGGATGAGCCCTACGGTTTGGGCATAAAGGATGAGAAGCTATTTATTTGTGATGGCGCTTCCGGTTTAAAAGTTTTTGATAAATCCGATATAGCAAACCTAAAGACCTTGGACCACTTTAAAAACGTGGTGACCTTTGATGTAATTCCCTTGGAGGAAAATCTTTTAATGGTAGGTGAAGGAGTTTTGTATCAATATGAATATTTAGATCATAAAATCAATTTGATCAGCGAGTTGGAACTCAACTAA
- the topA gene encoding type I DNA topoisomerase gives MAKNLVIVESPAKAKTIEKFLGKDFKVESSFGHIADLPSKELGVDVENDFAPKYIVDKEKKALVKKLKDLANKAETIWLASDEDREGEAISWHLAEELGLDKEKTKRIVFNSVTKAAIQRAIENPRDINYNLVNAQQARRVLDRLVGYELSPVLWKKIKPGLSAGRVQSVAVRLIVERERDIEAFVPEGSFKVSAEFRTNSGSVFQAKLPKSFESKEEANAFLEENIEAKFSVAKLDKKPAKKSPSAPFTTSTLQQEASRKLYFSVGRTMQVAQRLYEAGLITYMRTDSVNLSGEAINAAKEAIVENYGEKYSKVRNFTGKSKGAQEAHEAIRPTDMGNQSPSLERDQAKLYDLIWKRTIASQMSDAELERTNVRIQADKHSEEFTANGEVIKFDGFLKVYLEGVDDEDLAEEQDGMLPVLKVNEVLLNNYISATERFTRPPYRFTEASLVKKLEELGIGRPSTYAPTISTILNRGYVEKGTVEGTERKYAQLVLEANRIKEKNLTENVGSDKGKMVPTDIGTIVTDFLVSNFGNILDYNFTAQVEEDFDEIATGEEDWKKMMKNFYKDFHPNVVDVEENADRASGERVLGKDPKTGRQVSVRLGRFGPMVQIGTVEEEEKPLFASLLPDQSLNTITYEEAMDLFKLPRKLGVYEGEEVEANVGRFGPYVRFGKTFISLPKDESAMEVEMERAIELIKEKQEADAPIASYEGEDVTKGVGRFGPYIKWNGMFINVNKKYDFDNLSKDDIVALIEDKKQKEREKVVQNWPDQGIRIEKARWGRHNIIKGKTKVELAKTVDVSKMSLEEAAELIEKKAPKKKTKAKPKSKK, from the coding sequence ATGGCCAAGAATTTAGTAATAGTTGAGTCTCCGGCGAAAGCAAAAACCATCGAAAAATTTCTGGGAAAGGATTTTAAGGTAGAGTCCAGTTTTGGACATATTGCAGATTTGCCGTCCAAGGAATTGGGAGTGGATGTGGAGAATGATTTTGCGCCCAAATATATTGTTGATAAGGAAAAAAAGGCCTTGGTCAAAAAATTAAAAGATCTTGCAAACAAAGCGGAAACCATATGGCTGGCAAGTGATGAAGATCGAGAAGGAGAAGCCATTTCTTGGCACTTGGCAGAAGAATTAGGCTTGGATAAAGAAAAAACGAAAAGAATTGTTTTTAACTCGGTTACAAAGGCCGCCATACAAAGGGCCATTGAAAATCCACGGGATATCAATTACAACTTGGTAAATGCCCAACAAGCTAGGAGGGTGTTGGATCGTTTGGTAGGGTATGAGCTGTCTCCGGTACTCTGGAAAAAGATAAAACCGGGATTATCTGCGGGTAGGGTGCAATCCGTTGCCGTAAGACTTATTGTGGAGCGGGAGCGTGATATTGAAGCTTTTGTCCCGGAAGGATCCTTTAAGGTTTCTGCGGAGTTCAGAACGAATTCTGGCAGTGTTTTCCAGGCGAAGTTGCCAAAGTCCTTTGAATCCAAAGAGGAAGCGAATGCCTTTCTGGAAGAAAATATAGAAGCCAAATTTTCTGTAGCCAAACTGGATAAAAAGCCTGCCAAGAAATCTCCCTCGGCACCATTTACCACTTCCACATTGCAGCAGGAGGCGTCAAGAAAGCTATATTTTTCGGTGGGCAGAACCATGCAGGTGGCACAACGTTTGTACGAGGCCGGACTCATAACCTATATGAGAACGGATAGCGTAAACCTATCTGGCGAGGCAATAAATGCTGCCAAGGAGGCAATTGTTGAAAATTACGGAGAGAAGTATAGCAAGGTCAGAAACTTTACAGGCAAGTCCAAGGGAGCACAGGAGGCTCACGAGGCAATACGTCCCACGGATATGGGAAATCAATCTCCTTCGCTTGAAAGAGACCAGGCAAAATTGTATGATCTTATTTGGAAAAGAACGATAGCGTCCCAAATGAGCGATGCTGAATTGGAACGAACCAATGTACGCATTCAGGCAGATAAGCATTCCGAAGAATTTACGGCCAACGGAGAGGTCATTAAGTTTGATGGTTTCCTGAAAGTCTATCTTGAAGGTGTTGATGATGAGGACTTGGCAGAGGAACAGGATGGCATGCTTCCGGTATTGAAGGTAAACGAAGTTCTCTTAAACAATTATATTTCCGCCACAGAGCGATTTACACGACCACCTTATCGATTTACCGAAGCTTCCTTGGTTAAAAAATTGGAGGAACTAGGAATAGGAAGGCCATCTACATATGCACCTACCATTTCAACAATTTTAAACCGGGGATATGTAGAAAAGGGTACCGTTGAGGGTACCGAAAGAAAATATGCCCAATTGGTTTTGGAAGCCAATAGGATAAAGGAAAAGAACCTCACTGAAAATGTTGGTTCTGATAAAGGTAAAATGGTACCCACCGATATAGGAACCATTGTCACCGATTTCTTGGTCAGTAATTTTGGAAATATCCTGGATTATAATTTTACCGCTCAGGTAGAAGAGGATTTTGATGAAATTGCTACGGGCGAGGAAGATTGGAAGAAAATGATGAAGAACTTTTATAAGGATTTTCATCCCAATGTGGTAGATGTTGAGGAAAATGCGGATCGTGCCAGTGGTGAACGTGTGCTGGGGAAAGACCCGAAAACTGGAAGACAGGTGTCTGTACGTTTAGGTAGATTTGGGCCCATGGTCCAGATTGGAACAGTAGAAGAGGAAGAAAAACCACTTTTTGCCAGTCTTTTGCCGGATCAATCATTAAATACCATTACCTATGAGGAGGCTATGGACCTTTTTAAACTTCCAAGAAAATTAGGGGTTTACGAAGGTGAAGAAGTCGAGGCCAATGTAGGTAGGTTTGGACCTTATGTACGTTTTGGCAAGACCTTTATTTCGCTACCCAAGGATGAAAGTGCCATGGAAGTTGAAATGGAACGGGCCATAGAGTTAATAAAGGAGAAACAAGAGGCCGATGCCCCTATTGCCAGTTATGAAGGTGAGGATGTAACCAAAGGTGTCGGAAGATTTGGACCTTATATAAAATGGAACGGTATGTTTATCAATGTCAACAAAAAATATGACTTTGATAATTTGTCCAAAGATGATATTGTGGCGCTTATTGAAGACAAAAAGCAGAAGGAAAGAGAAAAAGTCGTTCAAAACTGGCCAGACCAGGGCATTAGAATTGAAAAGGCAAGATGGGGACGGCACAATATTATAAAAGGTAAAACTAAGGTCGAATTGGCCAAGACGGTGGATGTATCCAAAATGTCATTGGAAGAAGCTGCAGAATTAATTGAAAAAAAGGCTCCCAAAAAAAAGACGAAAGCGAAACCCAAATCAAAAAAGTAG